The DNA segment ATTTTTAATTCTTCCGTTTCGATATCGATATCGGGCTGAAAAAAACGGTTGAATAAAACGAAACCATCTGTACCCGCCTCATCAAAGTTGCGAATCACATTCAATGTATTGGCATAATAGGGGCTCAATTTAATACTTACGGGTATTTTTAGCGCCTCTTTCACCTTTTTAAACACATTCAATTGTTCTTTTTCAATATCCGACGAGCTTTTTTGATTTTCGGATATAGTGTGATAAAAATTAAGCTCTATACCTGCCACCCCTGTTTGCTCCAGATATTGGGCATACTCGACCCAACTAACATCGTACACACAATTTAAACTGGCAAAAACAGGAATTGAAACAGCATCAACCACCTCTTTAAGCCCCATCAAATGAAGTTTGGGGCCACTATGTTCAACCTGGGGAAACAGGGTAATCATCTCTGCATGACGATGCTCATATTCGCTCAAATCCTCCTCCAGTTCGGCAGACTCCAAGTGTATCTGTTCTTCAAAAAGTGATTTATAAACTATTGCTGCCGCTCCTGCCTCTTCCAGTTTTTGAGCCATCTTTACATTGGTAACCAAATTGCTGGCTCCAACTATAATGGGATTTTTGAGTTCAATTCCCATGTAGGTAGTTTTTAGATCCATGTTTTTATTTGTTAAGGGATTATAGTGTATTTAACAATTGATGATAATTAAAAGTTGATACGTAAAAATACATAAACAATTGTAAACTGACTAATATGTTTGTGGATATTAATTCTTTGCCTACGCTATTTGTTTTCTATTAAAAATAAGAACTCATTAGTATTTTATGGAAGGCATCCATTCAGGGAAAAAAACTCCAGCCTCGCTGACTTTGTTCACAACTTGGCTATAAGCC comes from the Saccharicrinis carchari genome and includes:
- a CDS encoding dihydroorotate dehydrogenase-like protein, with protein sequence MDLKTTYMGIELKNPIIVGASNLVTNVKMAQKLEEAGAAAIVYKSLFEEQIHLESAELEEDLSEYEHRHAEMITLFPQVEHSGPKLHLMGLKEVVDAVSIPVFASLNCVYDVSWVEYAQYLEQTGVAGIELNFYHTISENQKSSSDIEKEQLNVFKKVKEALKIPVSIKLSPYYANTLNVIRNFDEAGTDGFVLFNRFFQPDIDIETEELKMPYNLSSKNDNRLSLRYVGLVSGTVKGSLCASNGIHDSEDLITVLLAGTDVVQVVSTVYKNGVSEITTMLEDLNVWMKNKGYTKLSDFKGKLSKENLTEPFAYKRAQYVDYLMKSKDIIKKYMV